A single window of Populus nigra chromosome 17, ddPopNigr1.1, whole genome shotgun sequence DNA harbors:
- the LOC133677192 gene encoding protein RETICULATA-RELATED 3, chloroplastic-like isoform X2, with the protein METAPAQLRISAFSRQYITNYTTPRFPNPNSPSLSFPFATPLNPSLRLLPSKPPTPSNAGGGGTGGTLGGNGGDGGNWSGGGDSSSDNSSSSSAGFGVLGLFLNGWRSRVAADPQFPFKVLMEEVVGVSSCILGDMASRPNFGLNELDFVFSTLVVGAILNFTLMYLLAPTAAATSQTLPAIFANCPTSHMFEPGAYSLMSRLGTLVYKGIIFAAVGFAAGLVGTELSNGLIKMRKKMDPSFETPNKPPPTVLNALTWAIHMGVSSNLRYQSLNGVEFLLAKGLPPFAFKSSVVVLRCLNNVLGGMTFVILARMTGSQSVEESKPVADGVRSAAPEKEKLLDGGKGSCFKP; encoded by the exons atggAAACGGCACCAGCCCAGCTCCGAATCTCTGCATTTTCAAGGCAATACATTACTAATTACACCACCCCTAGATTCCCAAACCCTAattctccttctctctctttcccctTTGCCACCCCTCTTAACCCCTCTCTCCGCCTCCTCCCTTCCAAACCACCCACCCCCTCCAATGCCGGAGGCGGTGGAACCGGAGGAACCTTAGGTGGAAACGGTGGAGATGGTGGAAACtggagtggtggtggtgattcgAGCTCTGACAATTCATCGTCGTCGTCGGCGGGGTTTGGGGTTCTGggtctttttttaaatgggTGGAGATCACGGGTGGCGGCGGATCCGCAGTTCCCTTTTAAGGTGTTGATGGAGGAGGTTGTTGGAGTGTCTTCTTGTATTCTTGGGGATATGGCTTCGCGGCCGAATTTTGGTCTTAATgagttggattttgttttttcgaCTTTGGTTGTTGGTGCTATACTCAATTTTACTTTGATGTATTTGCTTGCGCCGACCGCGGCGGCTACTAGTCAGACATTGCCTGCGATCTTCGCAAATTGTCCAACCAGTCATATGTTTGAGCCAGGTGCTTATAGTTTGATGAGTAGACTTGGTACACTTGTTTATAAAGGAATTATTTTTGCTGCTGTTGGTTTTGCTGCTGGTTTGGTAGGGACTGAGCTTTCAAATGGGTTGATTAAGATGAGGAAAAAGATGGATCCGAGCTTTGAGACGCCGAATAAACCACCTCCGACTGTTTTGAATGCCTTGACGTGGGCGATTCATATGGGGGTTAGTAGCAATCTCAGGTACCAGTCACTGAATGGGGTGGAGTTTTTGTTGGCCAAAGGACTTCCTCCGTTTGCGTTTAAGTCATCGGTTGTGGTTCTTAGGTGCTTGAATAATGTTCTTGGTGGGATGACCTTTGTCATATTGGCAAGGATGACGGGGTCTCAGAGTGTTGAAGAATCGAAACCTGTTGCTGATGGTGTTAGATCGGCTGCTCCGGAGAAGGAGAAACTTCTTGATGGAG GGAAAGGAAGTTGCTTCAAGCCTTGA
- the LOC133677192 gene encoding protein RETICULATA-RELATED 3, chloroplastic-like isoform X1 gives METAPAQLRISAFSRQYITNYTTPRFPNPNSPSLSFPFATPLNPSLRLLPSKPPTPSNAGGGGTGGTLGGNGGDGGNWSGGGDSSSDNSSSSSAGFGVLGLFLNGWRSRVAADPQFPFKVLMEEVVGVSSCILGDMASRPNFGLNELDFVFSTLVVGAILNFTLMYLLAPTAAATSQTLPAIFANCPTSHMFEPGAYSLMSRLGTLVYKGIIFAAVGFAAGLVGTELSNGLIKMRKKMDPSFETPNKPPPTVLNALTWAIHMGVSSNLRYQSLNGVEFLLAKGLPPFAFKSSVVVLRCLNNVLGGMTFVILARMTGSQSVEESKPVADGVRSAAPEKEKLLDGGEELQSKQSTFK, from the coding sequence atggAAACGGCACCAGCCCAGCTCCGAATCTCTGCATTTTCAAGGCAATACATTACTAATTACACCACCCCTAGATTCCCAAACCCTAattctccttctctctctttcccctTTGCCACCCCTCTTAACCCCTCTCTCCGCCTCCTCCCTTCCAAACCACCCACCCCCTCCAATGCCGGAGGCGGTGGAACCGGAGGAACCTTAGGTGGAAACGGTGGAGATGGTGGAAACtggagtggtggtggtgattcgAGCTCTGACAATTCATCGTCGTCGTCGGCGGGGTTTGGGGTTCTGggtctttttttaaatgggTGGAGATCACGGGTGGCGGCGGATCCGCAGTTCCCTTTTAAGGTGTTGATGGAGGAGGTTGTTGGAGTGTCTTCTTGTATTCTTGGGGATATGGCTTCGCGGCCGAATTTTGGTCTTAATgagttggattttgttttttcgaCTTTGGTTGTTGGTGCTATACTCAATTTTACTTTGATGTATTTGCTTGCGCCGACCGCGGCGGCTACTAGTCAGACATTGCCTGCGATCTTCGCAAATTGTCCAACCAGTCATATGTTTGAGCCAGGTGCTTATAGTTTGATGAGTAGACTTGGTACACTTGTTTATAAAGGAATTATTTTTGCTGCTGTTGGTTTTGCTGCTGGTTTGGTAGGGACTGAGCTTTCAAATGGGTTGATTAAGATGAGGAAAAAGATGGATCCGAGCTTTGAGACGCCGAATAAACCACCTCCGACTGTTTTGAATGCCTTGACGTGGGCGATTCATATGGGGGTTAGTAGCAATCTCAGGTACCAGTCACTGAATGGGGTGGAGTTTTTGTTGGCCAAAGGACTTCCTCCGTTTGCGTTTAAGTCATCGGTTGTGGTTCTTAGGTGCTTGAATAATGTTCTTGGTGGGATGACCTTTGTCATATTGGCAAGGATGACGGGGTCTCAGAGTGTTGAAGAATCGAAACCTGTTGCTGATGGTGTTAGATCGGCTGCTCCGGAGAAGGAGAAACTTCTTGATGGAGGTGAGGAGTTGCAGAGCAAACAGTCGACTTTCAAGTGA